The Nonlabens sp. Hel1_33_55 genome contains the following window.
ACTTACGGCGAGCAAACTTATCAATCTAACAAATACTTTAATGAGCTTAATAATTCCAAGGTAGCAATTAACTTAAAAGTAAAAAATGATGAAGAATTAGTCAATTATGCCATTGTGAAATTGAAGATTGAAGATGACTTTATAAGCTTCAAATTGAATAAGCTTATAGTATTTCTTTATGATTTTAATTTCATATCCAAAGATGAATATAATGAATATGTGTACGGCACTACTAATGAAGAAAAAATAGAGCTTACTAAATTCGGGTTGACGATAGGTCTTATAGACCGTTTGACTAAAGACAAGCAATTAACAAACCTAAAATTTGACGAAAACAATAATCTAACTTCAAATGAAAACTTTCAGGAATATTTAAAAACGTTGAATGATTTTCAACGCTTTGAGATTGAACGTTTCCTGTCTTGAAGAAAATTTACCATGATCAATATTTATGTTTGACAATAAATCAATAGAGCATTTAGGGCACTACGTATATGTGCTAATTCATCCTGAAACAAATGCACCTTTTTATATAGGAATGGGTTCAAGTAATAGAGTGTTTGACCACAAGAATGATGCTTTAAGAACAAGAGATGAAAGTCTGAAACTAGATACAATTAGAAAGATTAAAGACTTAGGTCTAGAGGTCAATCATATTATTGTCAGGCATGGACTCAATAGAAAAGAAGCATTAGAAGTAGAAGCTTCTTTGATTGACTTTGGAAATTATTTAGGTTTTGATTTGTCCAATATTGCTAGTGGACATCATGTAGGAAGTAAAGGTTTAATGACTAGTGACGAAATCATAAGGTTGCATAACGCCCAACCTCTTTATGAACTTCATCATTCTGCAATTATCATCAATATTAATAAAAATTATTTCAGAGGAAATTCTAGCGATGCTATTTATCAAGCTACTAAGCAATCTTGGGTGATAGCGGCACATAGAAGAAATACTATCAAATACGCACTAGCTGAGTACTCTGGGATCATTATAGAGGTATTTGAAATAGAAGATTGGTACTCCATTCATGTTCCAAATAAGAAAAGACAGAATCGTTGGGGATTTAATGGCAAAATTGCACCAAATGTTGTAAGAGATCTATATATCAACAAGACCATTGCTCACACGAAGAAAAGAGGTGCCGCAAACCCAATCAAATACACACTATAATCACTCCGCCAATTAATAATATAGAAATAGAATTTAGTTCTTTGCTAAATAAGGCTGTAGAATTTGCAAAGGATTCTAATGATGCAGTTAATACAAACGGCGCTCCCATAATAAACATTAAAGGAGTAGGGATTGTGTACTTCTTATACCTCTACGAAACAGATATCAAAGAAACTTCGTTGGTTTATATAGGCAAATCAAAAGGTACTTGTTTAAAACAAGGGTACGCAATCATATTTTCAAAAAGCATCCCAGAACTGGTTCAAAACTGGCTAATGTACAGAAGGAAATAGCGAAGGGGAATACTATAAAAATGAAATATTTAAAAATTACTCCAGATTCTTTTAGAAACACGCTTGAAGAAGAGCTTATTAATCATTTTAGACCTTCTTGGAATATTCAAAAGCAAAGTAAGAAATAGAAGACTCTAACAGCTAAATATTATTCATAAGAACGTCAAATACAAACTCCCATTTCAATCCTTTAGGTTTGGACTTTTTCCAAAAACCTCGTTTCTGATCTATCTTTTTAAAATAGAGATTTAATTTTGAGGCATAACTACTAGCTTCGGTACTTACTCGTTTAGGAAGTATTTTAGGTTTACTATCATTTAGAGGCTTAGGTAAAAACTCTTTTGCAACTTCAATATTCGTGATGCTATTAAGCCTACTTAATAATACTGGAAGATTCCTATTAGAAATATTATGAAACTCATCTACAAGTAAACCTTGTATTTCGATAAGTAACTCCATTTCAGAGAAAGAAGTTTCAAAGATTGAAAAGTTTTTGTCAGAATATTTATAGACTCCATTTTTAACTACAATAGGTGCATTGAAACTTAAAATATCACTTCTGAGCACTCTTAGATCATTTCGTATAGTTCTTTCAGAAACGCCACCTTTCTTTCCTGTAGCTTCATTTAAAGCTGTTGAGCATTGCTTTATTAAATACTGCATATCAGATGAAACTAATGTGTTTCTTAGACACTTATCTATAGTCTTATATCTGATTAGGGCATTGAGATTTACAGGCATATAAAATTTTGAAATTGCAGATAGGCTGCAAAATTATTTGCGTTGTTTGTATTTCAATCATCAGAAAAAAAATAACTAACTAATTACAAATTATGAAACAAATCAAAATTATTGCAATAATACTGTTTACCATCATTTTATCATATTCTTGCACATCAGAAGATGAAATGGAAGATCCAAATAATGGAGGTAATCAATCTGCAAACCTCAAAGTTATTAAATCGATTTCTCAAAGTCAATTTGGAAACCTCAATATTCAATTACAAAACGATCGAATATCACGGTTTTACAGTGCTGGTACCACATTCTACCATCACGTAAATTATGATGGCACAGACCGAATTCAAAACATTTATATTGCGGGAACAGGCAATACAAATCTACCATTTCAAGATTTTAATTATGATTACATTTCTGACAGTAATCGAAGTCCATCTGTTTTTTTTAATTATAATGGTTTGAATATAGATGAAATCACCTCTTTTAATTTGGGAGATTTAGAATTTATCTATGACCAGCAAAACCGTTTAGAAGAATTTATTTTGGATGGTCTGAGATTTCAATTTTTGTTTGAACAAGGAGAAAACCCTATCGCTGTTTTAGTCAATAGGGTGGTAGATACTTCTCAACCTACAAGGTATGAATTAACATTTGATGATAAAGTAAATCCATTTTATACAATTTGGAAGAGTTACGGTTTACCATTAAACTTAGCTTATGGTGATCTGCCTGATGATACGTTTGTATTTTTCCCTAACAATTTAATTGTCAAAGAAAATTTACAGTCGCAAGATATTTTTAGAATCAATTATCAATATGATGATGAAGATCATCCAACATTCTACAGGTATACGGATGATCAAGGAAGAACCAGATCGGGCTTTTTTGATTATTATTAGTAACAAGCAATACAATTATTGTCTTAGCCTGAGAGAGATTTATATAATATAAGATGAGAAACAATAAACAAGAAAAGAATATTGATAGAGAAACAAAGCCTGATGATGATATAGACATCAAAAAGGAAATGACGCATAAGTTATATTCTAATTTGATGAATCAAATTGAAGTATTGTTTGGATATAATGTTTTGGATTCTCAACTAGAAGACGATTCCGATATCAAATCACACATTGACCAATCTACCAAGCTGTTCAAATTTGCACTTACCACCAAAAAAGAAGATTTAGGACTATCAAGCGAGGATATAGATAATCTTATTGATAAAGTTTCTTCTAATGTTTACAATCAAATTTTTGATGACTAGAGATCTCACAATAAATCATTGTTAAGGGAGCAATTATTAGGTTTTACGTATGACATTTAATCATAAAAAGCAACTGCAGTGAGAGTGTTCAAAATATAACTATAAAAAATATGAGTAATAAATCACACAATACCACGATAATCGTTGGACTAATCATTATAGTAGTTTCCTTTGCTTTTGCGGCTTCTAATACCATAGTATTTCTATCACTATTAGTTGTCGGAGGTGCATGCATTTTTTTAGGTATGAAAGACTTAGATAATTAGCAGCTTTTAGTGACAAATCGTTTATTTTTATTATAATAAATAACATTAAAATAAGACACAATACGGATACCCTAATGATCTAAAAGCTAATAAACCTAATGTAATTGGGATAACTCAGTCCTTGGTTCGAGCCCAAGAAGAGGAGCAGAAAGCCGTTCAGAGATGAACGGCTTTTTTGTGTTTTAAAGCGAAAGTTTAAAAAATGAGAATTGACAACTTTTCAATCTTTCTTAAATTGTTGAATGTCTCATACAGTATACATTCTTTATTCCAATTGTCTCGACCGATATTATATCGGTGAAACTGCAGAAATAAAAAAGAGGCTTGACTTCCATAAAAATTCGCCTACGCAAAAATTTACTGGAAAAGCAGATGACTGGGAACTGTTCTTTGAATTTGATTGTGAATCAAAAATGCTAGCCAAAAAGATTGAGGCACATATCAAAAGAATGAAAAGCCGAAAGTATATTCAAGACATTAAAACGTATCCCGAAATAATTCTTCGTCTCAAAGCTAAATATTCTTAATCACGTTGAACCCACGGCTTCATAGCATAGAAATTCAACCAGCCTAAATTGATAATCCAGCCCTAGATTTCCATTTTCAGATTCCCTATATTTACGTTAAGTGCAAATACTTTCAATCCATTACTCAAGTAATTGGATTTCAATATATAACATAGGAGAATGAGCTGTAATAGTTGTGGAACTGGTGATAGCGCACCAGGTGGATGTAAGAATCACGGTACCTGTGGTACCTCAGGATGTAATAAACTTACTGTTTTTGATTGGCTGGCTAACATGGAACTACCAGAAGGCCAGGAAATGTTTCCCTATGTTGAAGTAAGATTTAAGAACAGCCGCAAAGAGTTCTTTCACAATCATGAGAATCTACCATTAAAAATAGGCGATGTCGTGGCCACGCAATGCGCTACTGGCCATGATATGGGCATTGTCACACTAACCGGCGAGTTGGTACGCGTTCAAATGAAACGCAAGCGCGTCAAATTAGATAGCGATGAGGTTCTCCAGATTTACCGCGTTGCCAATCAGAATGATATTGATAAATGGAAGGAAGCTCGCGGTCGTGAGGATGAGATGAAGATCAAAGCACGTGAGATCGCGATCAGATTGAATCTTAAGATGAAGATTTCTGATATTGAATTCCAAGGTGATGGTTCTAAAGCTACTTTTTTCTACACCGCAGACCAGCGTGTGGATTTCAGGGAATTGATCAGGGAATATGCAGGAACCTTCCGTACGCGTATTGAGATGCGGCAGATAGGTTTGCGACAGGAAGCAGCAAGATTGGGCGGTATAGGGTCCTGTGGCCGTGAATTATGTTGCAGCACCTGGCTGACAGATTTTAGATCAGTTACAACAAGCGCGGCACGTTATCAGAACCTTTCTTTGAATCCTCAAAAGTTAGCAGGACAGTGTGGAAAACTTAAATGCTGTCTCAACTATGAGTTGGACTCATATATGGATGCACTGAGCAACTTCCCAAAACAAAACCAAAAGCTTTATACAGATAAAGGAGTCGCGCTTTGCCAAAAAGTAGACATCTTCAAAGGCCTGATGTGGTACTGCTACGACGGCGAGTGGATGAACTGGCACACGTTGACTACAGATCAAGTACACGAGATCGTTGCTAAAAACAAGGCAAAAGAAAAGGTGGCAGGTATTGAAGAATACGCTAGAGAGCTCGTTATAGAAGAAAAAGTAAGCTTTGAAAATGTAGTAGGTCAGGATAGCCTCACCAGATTTGATAACAAATCTAGCGGTGCTAAAAGCAAGCGTAAAAAGCGACGTAACAACCGTAATAAGAAGAAAGCTCCAGCGGGCAATAAACCTGCCGTTAAAGCAGATGGGCAAAGCAATAAAAGCCCAAACTCCAACCAGAATAAGTCCACCAAACCTCGCAGGAATAAAAGCCGCAAGCCTAAACCTGGAAATACAAACAACGACAAGAAATAGATGAAGCCGCAGCATCGCCTTACTATTTTTATACTGGTAATGTTTGCAATCACTGGATGTGACGACAATCTGGTGGCGACAGACAACATTTCTTTTGATAGCGCTGCCTGGCCGGCAAATGAACCAGTCGAGTTTATGATTGAGCCTGTGGACACCATCAGCGATTATCAGATATATTTGAATATGCGCAACAATAAGGCGTATGCATTCAAAAACCTGTGGTTGATCACGCAAATGAAATTTCCGCAGGGAAAGATCGTTACAGATACATTGGAGTATGCGATGGCAGATGCGAGAGGTGCATTTTTAGGCACTGGCAGCGATGTCGTTGAAAATAAGTTAACATATAAGAAGGGATTCCGCTTTCGCGAAAGCGGAACATACCAACTTACCCTACAACAAGCCATGAGAAAAAGTGGTAGTGCAACACCATTACCACAACTGGAAGGTGTGCTGGATGTAGGATATAGTATTGAAAAAAATAGTCAAGATGGCAGCAACTAAAGCTCAAGAAGCAACGCGCAAACAAGAATTACGGGCAAATGTGGTCTTTTTCTGGAAATTGGTAGGACTAGCAATAGGATTGCTGGTTTTGATATTTATATTAACCAGTTGGGGCGTATTCGGCTCCTTACCAGATCACACAAAACTGGAGAATCCAGATACAGATCTTGCTACAGAGATTGTTGCATCTGACGCTATAACACTCGGGAAATTCTACAAAGACAATCGTACACCGGTAAGTTTTGAAGAACTGCCACAAAATATGGTGGACGCACTCGTATCAACTGAAGATGAGCGATTCTTTGAACATAGCGGTATCGACTGGTATGGTACTATGAGAGCGGTCGTATTTCTGGGACAGCGTGGTGGTGCGAGTACCATTACACAACAGCTGGCAAAAAATTATTTTACTGAGAAACCAGCCACAAACATCGTGGCCCGTATAGGTCAAAAGCTCAAGGAATGGATTATTTCCATTAGGCTGGAAAAACAATATACCAAACAAGAAATCATTGCACAGTACCTGAATCAGATTACCTTTTTGTACAACGCAGATGGTGTGCGGTCTGCGTCTAGAATTTACTTTGGAAAAGAGCCCAAAGATCTCAATGTAGAAGAAAGCGCGGTTATAGTGGCGATGCTTAAAAATCCACGACAATTCAATCCACGCCGTGAGATAAGTAAAGACAAATCTTTCCAACGTCGCAATCAGGTTTTTGTACAAATGGTGCGCAACGACAAAATGACTGAGGCTATGAAGGATAGCTTGAGAGAGCAACCTATTGAACTCAATTTTAGTCCAGAAACGCATAATGATGGAATGGCCACCTATTTTAGAGAATATCTGAGAAGTTGGCTAGATAA
Protein-coding sequences here:
- a CDS encoding LEM-3-like GIY-YIG domain-containing protein yields the protein MFDNKSIEHLGHYVYVLIHPETNAPFYIGMGSSNRVFDHKNDALRTRDESLKLDTIRKIKDLGLEVNHIIVRHGLNRKEALEVEASLIDFGNYLGFDLSNIASGHHVGSKGLMTSDEIIRLHNAQPLYELHHSAIIININKNYFRGNSSDAIYQATKQSWVIAAHRRNTIKYALAEYSGIIIEVFEIEDWYSIHVPNKKRQNRWGFNGKIAPNVVRDLYINKTIAHTKKRGAANPIKYTL
- a CDS encoding GIY-YIG nuclease family protein translates to MSHTVYILYSNCLDRYYIGETAEIKKRLDFHKNSPTQKFTGKADDWELFFEFDCESKMLAKKIEAHIKRMKSRKYIQDIKTYPEIILRLKAKYS
- a CDS encoding stage 0 sporulation family protein, encoding MSCNSCGTGDSAPGGCKNHGTCGTSGCNKLTVFDWLANMELPEGQEMFPYVEVRFKNSRKEFFHNHENLPLKIGDVVATQCATGHDMGIVTLTGELVRVQMKRKRVKLDSDEVLQIYRVANQNDIDKWKEARGREDEMKIKAREIAIRLNLKMKISDIEFQGDGSKATFFYTADQRVDFRELIREYAGTFRTRIEMRQIGLRQEAARLGGIGSCGRELCCSTWLTDFRSVTTSAARYQNLSLNPQKLAGQCGKLKCCLNYELDSYMDALSNFPKQNQKLYTDKGVALCQKVDIFKGLMWYCYDGEWMNWHTLTTDQVHEIVAKNKAKEKVAGIEEYARELVIEEKVSFENVVGQDSLTRFDNKSSGAKSKRKKRRNNRNKKKAPAGNKPAVKADGQSNKSPNSNQNKSTKPRRNKSRKPKPGNTNNDKK
- a CDS encoding gliding motility lipoprotein GldH; translation: MFAITGCDDNLVATDNISFDSAAWPANEPVEFMIEPVDTISDYQIYLNMRNNKAYAFKNLWLITQMKFPQGKIVTDTLEYAMADARGAFLGTGSDVVENKLTYKKGFRFRESGTYQLTLQQAMRKSGSATPLPQLEGVLDVGYSIEKNSQDGSN